CTACCAGGAGCCGTACACAGGAAACTACCGCCACTTGCAGGTAGGTGTAGGCGTAAGTGCCTGTCTTTGACTTTGCTGGGTGATTCACCGTGTGCAGGGTGTGAGTCAAAGCCCTCCCTCCGCGACCTCTCCCAGGCTCCAGCCCAGGGCTGCCCCAGGAGACCCAGAGGCCCAGGTCCAGTGACATCATGGAGCAGCTGCTCAGCCAGGGCATCATCCCAGCCCACCCCAAAGACAGGGCCTGCAAGACCGGAGAGGCCTACAACATCATGGTGTGTCCAAGGACTTTTTTTGAAAATCAAAGCCCATTTAACCCTTGTACTGCCATTATTCCAACACCCCGTCAGGTGGTTCATTTAAATCCCCTGCCAATGACATCTTTGCCAAATGCAAGATGTCATTTATTGAAGCAGTTAAGTTGTTCATTCAGCTACAGTACAGGACAAACTATATATAGCTCATCAGCCTGCTTATCAAAAGATAACAACAGCCATTGCTAAGCTGGACGTGGCGTAACTGTTGAGCACATGATTCAATGGTTTCTATGAGGGGTAAACTCTATGCTCAGTGGTTCAATTCTTTTTTCATCCACACATAATTCACTAGATGATTAATAAACCCATTTTATGAAAGGAGAGATGTTTGGGTTTGATTtgaacacaatttttttttaaatgataaaaaatcaTGTGGCAGTTCTAATGTCAATCTCACATGAACATAAATTTTCatttacggtgtgtgtgtgtgtcctgttagtTGGACAAGCCAGAAATGCCCAGGACAAGCCCCCCATCTCGACTGGAGTCTCTGAAGATAAGAAAGGACCAGATGGGGACctccagggaggagatggaggagaagatgagACAGGTAGAGGAGAGACGCAAGGTCAGATTCTGGAGATGTCATTTACGGCATTATGTCGAATGAACTGATTGTGAAGCCAGTCTCTTTCCTCACCctatccttctttctctctcaatcagCGTTGTTGTCGTTTCTCTCTCAGCTCAAGGAGGAGGAGCTAAGGCTTCGTCTGAGGTCCAAGTCTGCCCGCGTGCGTGGACTGGCCTCTGCAGAGCTGGGGGGAGAAACTGGGCTCACCCCTGTGGAGACCCTGCAGAACCACCTCCCTGACACGCTCCCCGGCTCTGGAGACCCTGAAGACCTCCAGGACCCACTGCTGCACGCCCACACTGAGGCTGGAGAGGGCagtagggaggcaggaggaggacaaggagacaaGGTCTCAGAAGGTGCCAGGATTGGAGACCTTCTCACAGCCTCTCTGCAGATGGAGAGCGACTTCACGTTCCAGCAGACTAAACAGGCTGAACAAGACCTATTCTAGCCACACGAGGGCTGTTAATGACTGAGGGGATAGGGTAAGAGCCTGGAAGGAGAGGATTGATTGGGGGTTGGAGGGTGGGCTTGGGGGTGGTATCATTGCCATTACCCCAATGTAGAAActtcaccctcccaccctggctTCCCTAGAGTAGAAAGTATGCTTCAGTTATGAGTT
Above is a window of Osmerus mordax isolate fOsmMor3 chromosome 18, fOsmMor3.pri, whole genome shotgun sequence DNA encoding:
- the stmnd1 gene encoding stathmin domain-containing protein 1, yielding MGCGSSKITLVQPVLSSPDPNEEDTGKQCVGVDRGDSAVSKFTTDSGVGLDSGEAPTLPGAVHRKLPPLAGRCRRKCLPGLPQETQRPRSSDIMEQLLSQGIIPAHPKDRACKTGEAYNIMLDKPEMPRTSPPSRLESLKIRKDQMGTSREEMEEKMRQVEERRKLKEEELRLRLRSKSARVRGLASAELGGETGLTPVETLQNHLPDTLPGSGDPEDLQDPLLHAHTEAGEGSREAGGGQGDKVSEGARIGDLLTASLQMESDFTFQQTKQAEQDLF